One segment of Marvinbryantia formatexigens DSM 14469 DNA contains the following:
- a CDS encoding helix-turn-helix domain-containing protein — protein MTTSDMIRELCEKMNISISELARRIGQSPQNFNKKLQRGTVSVEEMITIANVLGITFEQRFILENGSEIRFNNIGGR, from the coding sequence ATGACAACATCTGATATGATTCGGGAACTTTGTGAAAAAATGAATATCAGCATCTCAGAGCTTGCTCGGAGGATTGGGCAGTCACCGCAGAATTTTAATAAGAAGTTGCAGCGGGGAACTGTTAGTGTGGAGGAAATGATTACTATTGCGAATGTGCTGGGAATCACATTTGAACAACGGTTTATTTTAGAAAATGGAAGTGAAATACGGTTTAATAACATTGGAGGAAGGTAG